A single genomic interval of Chitinophaga sp. 180180018-3 harbors:
- a CDS encoding winged helix DNA-binding domain-containing protein, giving the protein MSITDIASRRLQHQQLQKTALKTPDSMVSFFGAMQAQDYASSKWGIGARLPGCTHADVENAIRQKKIIRTTVFRGTLHLVAAADVRWMLQLAAPSVRTRGRSMQRKLGLDEPLFDRIKQLLIKLLEGGKQLTRKEITAYLQANGINTDENRMNHILYEAAISGITCNGALREKQFTYTLLDEWLPASDMLDKETALQTLARRFFTSHGPATVADFAQWSGFPMKEAREGLESARSALVAKQAGDVTWWMAPGRTRPVTTSALLLPAFDEYFVGYKDRSTVIDMRHASKVMTLNGIFNPLMVRDGQVIGAWKRTIKKDTVSIVTAPFRSMKKAELKDFEPAALRYAAFLGFTLQEFK; this is encoded by the coding sequence ATGTCTATCACTGATATTGCATCCCGGCGACTACAACACCAACAATTACAGAAAACTGCTCTGAAAACACCCGACAGCATGGTGTCTTTTTTCGGAGCAATGCAGGCACAGGACTACGCCAGCAGCAAATGGGGCATAGGCGCCCGCCTCCCGGGGTGTACCCATGCGGATGTAGAAAACGCCATCCGGCAAAAGAAGATTATCCGTACTACCGTATTCCGTGGCACCCTGCACCTGGTGGCAGCTGCCGATGTACGTTGGATGCTGCAGCTGGCCGCACCGTCCGTAAGAACCCGCGGAAGAAGCATGCAACGTAAACTCGGCTTGGATGAACCCTTGTTCGATCGGATTAAACAACTGCTGATAAAATTGCTGGAAGGCGGTAAACAGCTTACCCGTAAAGAAATCACCGCTTATTTACAGGCAAACGGAATCAATACCGACGAAAACAGGATGAATCATATCCTGTACGAAGCCGCTATCTCAGGGATTACCTGTAACGGCGCCCTGCGGGAAAAACAGTTTACCTACACGCTGCTCGACGAATGGCTGCCTGCCTCGGATATGCTTGATAAAGAGACAGCACTGCAAACCCTGGCCCGGCGATTTTTTACCAGTCACGGGCCAGCTACTGTGGCTGATTTTGCACAATGGTCAGGTTTCCCGATGAAGGAAGCACGGGAAGGATTGGAAAGCGCCCGCTCTGCCCTGGTGGCAAAGCAGGCCGGGGATGTTACCTGGTGGATGGCGCCCGGCAGAACCAGGCCCGTTACTACATCTGCGTTGCTGTTGCCCGCTTTCGATGAATATTTCGTTGGCTACAAAGACCGTAGCACCGTGATTGATATGCGGCATGCCAGTAAAGTGATGACCCTGAACGGTATTTTCAATCCCCTGATGGTACGTGACGGGCAGGTAATAGGCGCCTGGAAGCGTACGATTAAGAAAGATACCGTTAGCATTGTAACTGCACCTTTCCGGTCAATGAAGAAGGCTGAATTAAAAGACTTTGAGCCGGCTGCATTGAGGTATGCGGCCTTTCTGGGCTTCACCCTGCAGGAATTCAAATAA
- a CDS encoding Crp/Fnr family transcriptional regulator, with the protein MKKDKQGCDGKTCLLCRLSMSEWGTAIALHRKNFVLRKNEVLFREGERVTGIYFIYEGVVKVHKHWGSDKELIVRFAGPGDIVGHRGIGGTEPIFPVSATTLSSVRVCFFEMDFFQSSLRVNQELLYALMLFYAQELQTSEKQIRNLAHMPVKGRCATALLLLEKLFGRSDDGFIHLSLSKQDLASYIGTTYETIFRILNEFISENLIIISGKSIRIVNEKGLLSYTEA; encoded by the coding sequence ATGAAGAAAGATAAACAGGGTTGCGACGGAAAAACCTGCCTGCTTTGCAGGTTATCAATGAGTGAATGGGGCACTGCTATTGCGCTCCATCGGAAGAATTTTGTGTTACGCAAGAACGAGGTATTGTTCCGTGAAGGCGAGCGGGTAACGGGCATTTATTTTATCTACGAAGGTGTTGTAAAGGTCCATAAACACTGGGGAAGCGACAAAGAGCTGATTGTTCGTTTTGCGGGTCCGGGCGACATTGTCGGGCACCGGGGAATTGGGGGCACTGAACCAATCTTTCCGGTATCGGCTACCACGTTGAGTTCCGTCAGGGTATGCTTCTTTGAAATGGATTTTTTCCAGTCGTCATTACGCGTAAACCAGGAACTGCTTTATGCCCTGATGCTCTTTTATGCGCAGGAACTGCAAACTTCAGAAAAGCAGATACGTAACCTGGCCCATATGCCGGTAAAAGGAAGGTGCGCCACGGCCCTGCTGCTACTGGAAAAGTTGTTTGGGCGTTCGGATGACGGCTTCATTCATCTTTCTCTCAGCAAGCAGGATCTGGCTTCCTATATCGGCACTACCTATGAAACCATCTTCCGCATACTGAATGAATTTATATCGGAAAACCTGATCATTATCTCGGGAAAAAGTATCCGGATAGTAAATGAGAAAGGTCTTCTCAGCTACACGGAGGCATGA
- the rsmI gene encoding 16S rRNA (cytidine(1402)-2'-O)-methyltransferase, with product MKLYLVPSPIGNLADITYRAVKVLEEADLILAEDTRTSGVLLRHYQINKPVTPYHQHNEHKIVQHLLQQLQEGKTMALLTDAGTPGISDPGFLLVRECTRAGIPVECLPGATAFVPALVNSGIPMNRFAFEGFLPLKKGRHTLFTRLATEERTIVFYESPMRLVRTLADLIQYFGPDRPCSVSRELTKMFEENKRGTLQEVHDYYAEKGVKGEIVVVVQGCE from the coding sequence ATGAAACTATATCTCGTTCCATCTCCCATTGGTAATCTTGCAGATATTACCTACAGGGCTGTGAAAGTGCTGGAAGAGGCTGATCTGATACTGGCGGAAGATACACGCACTTCCGGTGTACTGCTGCGGCATTACCAGATCAATAAGCCCGTAACCCCCTATCATCAGCATAACGAGCATAAAATAGTGCAGCATCTGTTGCAACAGCTGCAGGAAGGCAAAACAATGGCGCTGCTGACCGATGCCGGTACGCCAGGCATATCGGACCCTGGTTTCCTGCTGGTGAGGGAATGTACCCGCGCCGGCATCCCGGTAGAATGCCTTCCGGGCGCCACAGCGTTTGTTCCGGCGCTTGTTAACAGCGGTATTCCTATGAACCGGTTTGCATTTGAAGGTTTCCTGCCACTCAAGAAAGGACGCCACACACTGTTTACCCGGCTGGCCACAGAAGAACGTACCATCGTTTTCTATGAATCCCCCATGCGGCTGGTAAGAACCCTCGCGGATCTGATCCAGTATTTTGGCCCCGACCGCCCCTGCTCTGTGAGCCGGGAACTGACCAAGATGTTTGAGGAAAATAAACGCGGTACCCTGCAGGAAGTACATGATTACTATGCGGAGAAAGGGGTGAAGGGAGAAATTGTAGTGGTGGTACAGGGCTGCGAATAA